One window from the genome of Cryptomeria japonica chromosome 6, Sugi_1.0, whole genome shotgun sequence encodes:
- the LOC131048063 gene encoding probable inositol oxygenase, which translates to MTITVAEPPLGDEVTIPHNKAIEGIPNELVLDGGFVTPESNAFGHAFRDYEKESERKAIVEEFYRIQHINQTYDFVLRKREEYGKLDRAVMSIWECCELLNEFVDESDPDLDEPQIEHLLQTAEAIRRDYPNEDWLHLTGLIHDLGKVLLHPSFGAEPQWAVVGDTFPLGCAFDKSIVHCEYFKGNPDYYNPKYNTKYGVYSENCGLENVIISWGHDEYMHMVAKMNNTTLPPAALFIIRFHSFYALHRAGEYRHLMKEEDYQMLEWLKIFNNYDLYSKSKVRVDVEAVKPYYQSLIEKYFPAKLRW; encoded by the exons ATGACGATTACTGTAGCAG AGCCCCCTCTTGGAGATGAAGTTACCATCCCTCATAACAAGGCTATAGAAGGCATTCCAAATGAGTTGGTTTTGGATGGTGGATTTGTGACCCCAGAAAGCAATGCATTCGGCCATGCTTTCAG AGATTATGAAAAGGAAAGCGAAAGGAAAGCAATTGTTGAAGAGTTTTACAGAATTCAACACATTAACCAGACTTATGATTTC GTTTTAAGGAAGCGTGAGGAATATGGTAAGCTTGACAGAGCTGTGATGAGCATCTGGGAATGCTGTGAACTCTTGAATGAGTTTGTAGATGAATCTGATCCTGATCTTGATGAGCCTCAAATTGAACATCTTCTCCAAACAGCTGAAGCCATCCGTAGAGATTATCCCAATGAAGATTGGCTTCATTTGACTGGACTCATTCATG ATTTGGGCAAGGTGTTACTTCATCCTAGTTTTGGAGCTGAACCTCAATGGGCTGTAGTAG GTGACACCTTTCCACTTGGATGTGCATTTGATAAATCTATAGTTCATTGTGAG TATTTCAAAGGCAATCCAGATTACTACAATCCCAAGTACAACACAAAGTATGGAGTGTATTCTGAGAATTGTGGACTGGAAAACGTGATTATTTCATGGGGCCATGACGAATACATGCACATG GTTGCCAAAATGAACAACACCACATTACCCCCTGCTGCACTCTTCATTATCAGATTTCATTCTTTTTATG CTCTGCATCGGGCTGGTGAATACAGACATTTGATGAAAGAAGAGGATTACCAAATGTTGGAATGGCTCAAAATATTCAA CAACTATGATCTATACAGCAAGAGCAAAGTGAGAGTGGATGTAGAAGCTGTGAAACCTTACTATCAATCCCTCATTGAAAAG TACTTTCCTGCTAAACTGAGATGGTGA